The following proteins are encoded in a genomic region of Cyclonatronum proteinivorum:
- a CDS encoding ornithine carbamoyltransferase, whose protein sequence is MQNLLTISAYTPDFYQHVLDLSAYLDKQRKLKPLDGASILFCFEKPSLRTKLATEVAVNQLGGSVIHITPEEFLGGKILHAPQDAEVPGLPEEREALQDTVKNVSQWCDGIFARVYKHETLQKLAQWSDIPVISGLCNDHHPMQAIADLYTIHESFRSDKPLTITFVGDANNVAFSLIEIGLLFGHKMQFAGPMPCYWNRDQLAHFAALGSRYGGSFTHGSDPLPLVRQSDVVYTDSFVSMGQEHQYAEKLRHFAGYQVNEALFSKAPSHARFMHCLPAHRGLEVTDAVMDHSNSLVYQQAKNRMVTAKGVFAVLCNAEYRTEAPVQAAAALPTL, encoded by the coding sequence ATGCAAAACCTCCTCACCATTAGTGCCTACACGCCGGATTTTTATCAGCACGTGCTCGACCTGAGCGCCTACCTCGACAAACAGCGGAAGCTGAAGCCGCTGGACGGGGCCTCGATTCTGTTCTGTTTCGAAAAGCCTTCCCTGCGTACCAAGCTGGCAACCGAGGTTGCCGTGAATCAGCTGGGCGGCTCGGTTATTCACATCACGCCGGAGGAATTTCTGGGCGGCAAAATCCTGCATGCCCCGCAGGATGCCGAAGTTCCCGGTCTGCCGGAAGAACGCGAGGCGCTGCAGGACACCGTCAAAAATGTATCGCAGTGGTGCGACGGGATTTTCGCGCGGGTGTACAAGCACGAAACCCTGCAAAAGCTGGCGCAGTGGAGCGATATTCCGGTCATCAGCGGACTTTGCAACGACCATCACCCGATGCAGGCGATTGCCGATTTGTACACCATTCATGAGTCGTTTCGCAGCGACAAGCCGCTGACCATCACCTTCGTGGGCGATGCAAATAACGTGGCGTTTTCGCTGATCGAAATCGGGCTGCTCTTCGGGCACAAGATGCAGTTTGCCGGTCCGATGCCCTGCTACTGGAACCGCGATCAGCTGGCACATTTTGCCGCGCTCGGGTCCCGCTACGGCGGCAGCTTCACCCACGGTTCAGATCCGCTGCCCCTTGTGCGGCAATCGGATGTGGTGTACACCGATTCCTTTGTCTCGATGGGACAGGAACATCAGTATGCCGAAAAGCTGCGGCATTTCGCGGGCTATCAGGTTAACGAGGCGCTGTTCAGCAAGGCGCCATCCCATGCGCGCTTCATGCACTGCCTGCCCGCACACCGCGGCCTTGAAGTCACCGACGCGGTCATGGATCACTCCAATTCCCTGGTGTATCAGCAAGCCAAAAACCGGATGGTCACCGCGAAGGGCGTCTTCGCCGTGCTCTGCAACGCGGAGTACCGCACCGAAGCCCCGGTTCAGGCAGCAGCAGCCCTGCCAACCCTCTGA
- a CDS encoding argininosuccinate synthase, whose translation MNQSTAYQKVASHEAQKGTFDRCLLLYSGGLDTSVMLKWIQDEYGCEVVALTVNLGQRADNMEAIREKALKLGAKDCIVYDARAEFAELCMEAVKANADYQGGYALGCPLGRVMISQIAVKIAAEYGCEVIAHGCTGKGNDQVRFEGYITTLNPQVKIIAPVREWAMGRDEEIEYALKHGIPVEQTQKAPYSYDENMWANTGEGGEIEDPRLIPPLENILKWCNTPKNAPDEEELVVLEFEEGKPVALNYQTLPPAEIIQALNAIGGKNAVGYFHLIEDRIVGLKVRGVYENPAAHLLIQAHKNLEQLVSTREENELKTFLDTKWAYLCYGAKYFEPVMDNIRAFQDKQNEKVSGKVTLRLYKGNCEVVALDSPYSLFDEHLATFNKSADFNQNASAGFIELWNLPQKTAHQVKRGKLAGVSAP comes from the coding sequence ATGAATCAATCCACTGCCTATCAGAAAGTTGCCTCGCATGAGGCTCAAAAAGGAACCTTCGACAGATGCCTGCTGCTGTACTCCGGCGGGCTCGACACCTCGGTCATGCTCAAATGGATTCAGGATGAGTACGGCTGCGAAGTCGTAGCCCTGACCGTGAACCTGGGGCAGCGTGCCGATAACATGGAGGCCATCCGAGAGAAGGCGCTCAAGCTTGGCGCGAAGGACTGCATTGTTTACGACGCCCGTGCGGAATTCGCGGAGCTGTGCATGGAAGCGGTGAAAGCCAATGCCGACTATCAGGGCGGCTACGCGCTCGGCTGTCCGCTGGGGAGGGTGATGATCTCCCAAATCGCAGTCAAAATTGCCGCGGAGTACGGTTGTGAGGTGATCGCACACGGCTGCACCGGCAAGGGCAACGATCAGGTGCGGTTTGAGGGCTACATCACGACCCTGAATCCGCAGGTCAAAATCATCGCACCGGTCCGCGAGTGGGCGATGGGCCGCGATGAGGAAATCGAATACGCCCTGAAGCACGGCATCCCCGTGGAGCAAACCCAAAAAGCACCGTATTCCTACGACGAGAACATGTGGGCCAACACGGGCGAGGGCGGCGAGATTGAAGATCCGCGGCTGATTCCGCCGCTGGAGAACATCCTGAAATGGTGCAACACCCCCAAGAATGCCCCGGATGAGGAAGAGCTGGTCGTGCTCGAATTTGAGGAAGGCAAGCCGGTCGCGTTAAACTATCAGACGCTGCCTCCTGCGGAAATCATTCAGGCCCTGAATGCGATAGGCGGCAAAAATGCAGTCGGGTACTTTCACCTGATTGAAGACCGGATTGTCGGGCTGAAGGTGCGGGGCGTGTACGAAAATCCGGCAGCGCACCTGCTCATCCAGGCGCACAAAAACCTGGAGCAGCTCGTCTCAACCCGTGAAGAAAACGAGCTCAAAACCTTCCTCGACACCAAATGGGCCTACCTCTGCTACGGCGCCAAATATTTTGAGCCGGTGATGGACAACATCCGCGCCTTTCAGGACAAACAAAACGAGAAGGTCAGCGGGAAGGTCACCCTGCGCCTCTACAAAGGCAACTGCGAGGTTGTTGCCCTCGATTCGCCCTATTCGCTGTTTGACGAGCACCTGGCGACCTTCAACAAATCCGCCGATTTCAACCAAAATGCCTCCGCCGGATTTATCGAATTGTGGAATCTCCCGCAGAAAACCGCGCATCAGGTCAAGCGCGGGAAGCTTGCGGGGGTGTCGGCACCGTAA
- a CDS encoding argininosuccinate lyase → MSLWKPSSSQTPDSVRDKIHAFTAGEDYLLDRELLPWDVRASMAHAKGLVKAGLLSAEEGDALLEGLTEILSLCQAGKFTVLPDQEDCHTAIEAKLSEMLGETGKKIHTGRSRNDQVLAAMRLFELHALAEIRNNAQKLGGQFLVLAARGENLPMPGYTHTQPAMLSSAGMWAAAFAELLYFDLIQLETVERLLDHSPLGTAAGYGVNLPLQRDFVAQEAGFGQLLINPIAAQNSRAKMEIALVNALESLAGTLGQFATDCVTYASNSFGFFALDDALCTGSSIMPQKKNPDSAELLRASAGELTGLGASLRAVSRNLGSGYHRDMQLTKKYAMQALRLTSQLLEVAHLIAEGLHFKADNMAAACGPELFAADHANELVRRGMSFREAYFEIKSKLDSLEVPDLQAALQAKSHRGGTGNLDVEALRERLG, encoded by the coding sequence ATGTCGCTTTGGAAACCCTCTTCATCTCAAACACCGGATTCGGTTCGGGATAAAATTCATGCATTTACGGCCGGGGAAGATTATCTGCTCGACCGCGAACTGCTGCCGTGGGATGTACGGGCTTCGATGGCGCACGCGAAGGGTTTGGTGAAGGCGGGGCTGCTTTCTGCGGAGGAAGGCGATGCGCTGCTTGAAGGTTTGACCGAAATCCTGAGCCTTTGTCAGGCGGGTAAGTTTACGGTTTTGCCGGATCAGGAGGATTGTCACACCGCGATTGAGGCTAAGCTGAGCGAGATGCTGGGCGAGACCGGTAAGAAAATTCACACCGGGCGCTCGCGCAATGATCAGGTGCTGGCGGCGATGCGGCTGTTTGAGCTGCACGCACTGGCGGAAATCCGGAACAATGCGCAAAAGCTGGGCGGGCAGTTTCTGGTGCTGGCGGCGCGCGGGGAAAACCTCCCGATGCCGGGCTACACGCATACGCAGCCGGCCATGCTCTCCTCGGCGGGGATGTGGGCCGCAGCTTTTGCGGAGTTGCTGTACTTCGACCTGATTCAGCTCGAAACCGTTGAAAGGCTTCTGGATCACTCCCCGCTTGGTACCGCAGCGGGTTACGGGGTGAACCTGCCGCTGCAGCGGGATTTTGTGGCACAGGAAGCCGGTTTCGGGCAGCTGCTCATCAACCCGATTGCCGCGCAGAATTCGCGGGCAAAGATGGAAATCGCCCTGGTCAATGCGCTGGAATCGCTTGCCGGCACGCTCGGGCAGTTCGCGACCGACTGCGTGACCTACGCGAGCAACAGCTTCGGCTTTTTCGCCCTCGATGATGCCCTCTGCACCGGCTCCTCCATCATGCCGCAGAAGAAAAATCCGGACAGTGCCGAGCTGCTGCGGGCGAGCGCGGGGGAGCTGACCGGACTTGGCGCGAGTCTCCGGGCCGTGAGCCGGAACCTGGGCAGCGGTTATCACCGGGATATGCAGCTCACCAAGAAATACGCGATGCAGGCACTGCGGCTCACCTCGCAGCTGCTGGAAGTCGCGCATCTCATCGCCGAAGGCCTGCATTTCAAGGCCGACAACATGGCCGCCGCCTGCGGACCCGAACTGTTCGCCGCCGATCACGCCAACGAGCTCGTGCGCCGCGGCATGAGTTTTCGGGAAGCGTACTTTGAAATCAAATCGAAGCTTGACTCCCTTGAAGTCCCGGACCTGCAGGCTGCGCTTCAGGCCAAATCACACAGGGGAGGTACCGGCAACCTGGATGTGGAGGCGCTGCGCGAAAGATTGGGTTAG
- a CDS encoding ATP-binding protein, translating into MKKYIPRTIYAEKLQAYKDKDLIKVVTGLRRSGKSTLLQLFREQLKQEGVAASQIQFYNFELPENFVGKKWDDLYFGIKSKLHKDRPNYVFLDEVQNITEFERLVDGLFASENVDVYVTGSNAFLLSSELATLLSGRYIEISILPYSFQEYLIAREIDTTNAYLNFELLFFEYVNETSLPKGVELREEGYDKIYEYLEAIYLTIVEKDITQRHQIKDKRAFENIIRFVASNTGSAVSPNKISNMLKQDGQNVHRDTVENYLAYLVASFVFYKVSRFDLKGRKQLVTQEKYYLVDPGLAGYLIGKDRFRDRGHILENVVYLELLRRGYKIWTGAGRNSEVDFVCKTKTGDLKYYQVAWEISQESTLNREFGALEKIKDHYPKYLLTTDSFPQSRNGIKHLNVFQWLLGLV; encoded by the coding sequence ATGAAAAAATACATTCCCCGCACCATATACGCAGAAAAGCTGCAAGCATATAAAGACAAGGACCTCATCAAGGTTGTTACGGGATTGCGCCGCTCGGGTAAATCGACATTGCTGCAGTTGTTTCGTGAGCAGCTGAAGCAGGAAGGGGTAGCCGCGTCGCAGATACAGTTTTATAATTTCGAATTGCCCGAAAATTTCGTGGGGAAAAAGTGGGATGACCTTTATTTCGGGATCAAAAGCAAGCTTCATAAGGACAGGCCGAACTACGTCTTTTTGGATGAGGTGCAAAATATCACGGAATTTGAAAGACTGGTTGACGGCCTTTTTGCCTCTGAAAATGTGGATGTGTACGTCACGGGATCCAATGCCTTTTTGCTGAGCAGTGAACTCGCAACCCTGTTAAGCGGACGCTATATCGAAATTTCAATTTTACCCTACTCTTTTCAGGAGTATCTGATTGCCCGGGAAATTGACACAACAAATGCATACCTCAACTTTGAACTGTTGTTTTTTGAGTACGTCAATGAAACGTCCCTGCCCAAAGGGGTTGAGCTTCGGGAAGAGGGCTATGACAAAATCTATGAATATCTCGAAGCCATTTATTTGACGATTGTTGAGAAAGACATCACCCAGCGCCATCAGATTAAGGACAAGCGGGCTTTTGAGAATATCATCAGATTTGTAGCATCAAATACCGGAAGTGCGGTCTCGCCCAACAAGATTTCAAACATGCTCAAACAGGACGGGCAAAACGTGCATCGTGATACGGTTGAAAACTATCTGGCATATCTCGTTGCAAGCTTTGTTTTTTATAAAGTCAGTCGCTTTGACCTCAAAGGCCGGAAACAACTTGTAACGCAGGAAAAATATTACCTCGTTGATCCGGGTCTTGCCGGGTATCTGATCGGAAAAGACCGCTTCCGGGATCGGGGGCACATCCTCGAAAACGTCGTTTATCTCGAGCTGCTCCGTCGCGGGTACAAAATATGGACAGGCGCAGGCCGTAACAGCGAGGTGGATTTTGTCTGCAAAACCAAAACCGGTGATCTCAAGTACTATCAGGTTGCCTGGGAAATCTCACAGGAAAGCACCCTGAACCGGGAGTTTGGTGCCCTTGAAAAGATCAAAGATCATTACCCCAAATACCTGCTCACGACCGACAGCTTCCCGCAAAGCCGCAATGGCATCAAGCACCTGAACGTGTTTCAGTGGCTGCTTGGGCTTGTGTGA
- a CDS encoding TrkH family potassium uptake protein, whose product MRRILPYGWRRRLLKLTLSARWVYGKFSDKFRYYKDDLYEFNRKADRWLHYFSVFLGVAVFVSLLIPFLIPGEQYDTVLSGYIDRVLLISFGVFFYVRLFLSPDRNDYVRSRWPEGAVATLALLFGTCLMFFGEEAFTGLLTRLGVGAADQVLLLVIKIYLVLLVVVRVVQAVPKVLARNVNAARLVLFSFLSVIVAGTLFLMLPAATVDGEGLGFVDALFMSTSAVCVTGLIVVDTATHLTRFGQGIILVLIQLGGIGVVTFTTFLTMSITGSIGLAERKILKETISGEEVNTVAKTMKRIVLLTFSVEFVGLVSYYLSWTELFPDRGERFWFALFHTVSAFCNAGFSVFSESLADSVNATSLPINLTTMVLIIIGGLGFTTVWESISRMRGKSERKQFSIHSQIVFRMTAFLIVAGALLVLLLEWNGVLQEYSFGDKLLLSVFQSVTSRTAGFNTLDTGALSAGATLIVIILMAIGASPSSTAGGLKTTTVYVLYKSMLANVTGADRVEIANRTVPNAVVLRAITAVFLAFGFMTIGLVLLTIVEDFPFLDILFEQVSAFMTVGLSRGITDSLSDAGKTIIIFSMFAGRVGMLTVAVAFAARAGRRNYKYPEEAVMVA is encoded by the coding sequence ATGAGGCGGATATTACCCTACGGGTGGAGACGCAGGCTGCTTAAACTCACCCTTTCAGCCCGTTGGGTATACGGGAAGTTTTCGGACAAATTCAGGTACTACAAAGATGATTTGTATGAGTTTAACCGAAAGGCCGACCGATGGCTGCATTACTTTTCGGTGTTTCTGGGGGTTGCTGTATTTGTTTCGCTGCTCATCCCTTTTTTGATTCCGGGCGAACAGTACGATACGGTCCTTTCCGGTTATATTGACCGGGTGCTGCTTATCAGCTTTGGTGTTTTTTTCTATGTGAGGCTTTTCCTGAGCCCGGACAGAAACGATTATGTGCGGTCCCGATGGCCTGAGGGCGCGGTAGCTACGCTCGCGCTCCTTTTTGGCACCTGTTTGATGTTTTTTGGGGAAGAAGCTTTCACGGGCCTGCTTACCCGGCTTGGCGTAGGGGCCGCGGATCAGGTGCTGTTGCTTGTTATTAAAATATATCTGGTGCTGCTGGTCGTGGTGCGGGTGGTTCAGGCTGTTCCGAAGGTTCTGGCGCGGAATGTGAATGCCGCACGGCTGGTGCTCTTTAGCTTTTTGTCGGTCATTGTAGCGGGCACGCTGTTTCTGATGCTTCCGGCTGCAACTGTTGACGGGGAAGGTCTTGGCTTTGTTGACGCCCTGTTTATGTCCACGAGCGCCGTATGCGTTACCGGCCTGATCGTGGTGGATACGGCAACGCACCTGACGCGCTTTGGTCAGGGTATCATCCTGGTGCTGATTCAGCTCGGCGGTATAGGCGTGGTGACTTTCACGACTTTCCTCACCATGTCCATTACCGGCAGTATTGGCCTGGCGGAACGGAAAATCCTGAAGGAAACCATTTCAGGGGAGGAAGTAAACACGGTTGCCAAAACCATGAAACGCATCGTGCTGCTAACCTTCAGCGTGGAGTTTGTGGGATTGGTTTCCTACTATCTGAGCTGGACAGAGCTGTTCCCCGACCGGGGGGAGCGTTTCTGGTTCGCGCTTTTTCATACGGTGTCGGCTTTTTGTAACGCGGGCTTTTCGGTGTTTTCCGAAAGTCTGGCAGATTCGGTCAATGCCACAAGCCTGCCCATCAACCTGACTACGATGGTGCTGATTATTATCGGCGGGTTGGGATTCACAACGGTCTGGGAGTCGATCAGCAGAATGCGCGGCAAGAGTGAGCGCAAACAGTTTTCGATTCATAGTCAGATTGTTTTTCGCATGACCGCTTTCCTGATCGTGGCGGGAGCTTTGCTGGTGCTTTTGCTGGAGTGGAATGGTGTACTGCAGGAGTATAGCTTTGGCGACAAGTTGCTGCTTTCTGTTTTTCAGAGCGTGACTTCTCGAACGGCGGGCTTTAACACACTGGATACGGGTGCTTTAAGTGCGGGGGCAACGCTTATTGTCATCATTCTGATGGCGATTGGTGCTTCGCCTTCTTCCACGGCAGGCGGCCTGAAAACGACTACGGTTTATGTGTTGTACAAATCTATGCTCGCCAATGTAACCGGTGCCGACCGCGTGGAAATTGCGAACCGTACCGTTCCGAATGCGGTAGTGTTGCGTGCCATTACGGCCGTTTTCCTTGCCTTTGGTTTTATGACGATCGGTCTGGTTTTGCTTACCATTGTGGAGGATTTTCCCTTTTTGGACATCCTGTTCGAGCAGGTTTCGGCTTTCATGACCGTAGGGCTTTCCCGGGGCATCACCGATAGTTTGTCGGATGCGGGAAAAACCATCATCATTTTTTCCATGTTTGCAGGTCGTGTTGGTATGCTCACGGTAGCGGTTGCCTTTGCTGCCAGAGCGGGCCGCCGCAATTATAAGTATCCGGAAGAGGCTGTAATGGTCGCTTAA
- a CDS encoding potassium channel family protein, which translates to MSKKNKEIAVIGLGVFGTALVKSLAKESSRVIAVDNNMDHLEEVQNITTNAVCFDATDPAQLKSHGIMDADIAVIAIGEHFEPVVLIAMQLIQAGVKVYARANSVTQEQILKKIGVFEIIHPERQVAERMGITLHRQGIEDLLDIGDGLSVFEVDTPISMLNKTLDELALRKRYGINILTIKRTDDSGENETTEESKKYYSIGIPDGSTRLQAGDKIILLGNKKDCDKMLDVI; encoded by the coding sequence ATGAGCAAAAAAAACAAAGAAATCGCTGTCATAGGCCTTGGCGTTTTTGGCACAGCGCTGGTTAAAAGTCTTGCCAAAGAAAGTAGTCGCGTAATTGCGGTGGATAACAATATGGACCACCTTGAAGAGGTACAAAACATAACGACCAATGCGGTATGCTTCGATGCTACCGATCCGGCACAGCTTAAGTCGCATGGTATTATGGATGCTGATATTGCCGTGATTGCCATTGGGGAGCATTTTGAGCCGGTGGTACTGATTGCGATGCAGCTTATTCAGGCGGGTGTTAAAGTGTATGCCCGCGCAAATTCAGTGACGCAGGAGCAGATTCTCAAAAAAATCGGAGTGTTTGAAATCATACATCCTGAGCGGCAGGTTGCTGAACGGATGGGCATCACCCTTCACCGGCAGGGGATTGAAGATTTGCTGGATATCGGGGACGGCTTATCGGTGTTTGAGGTGGATACGCCAATATCCATGCTGAACAAGACCCTCGACGAACTTGCCCTCCGAAAGCGGTATGGTATCAACATCCTGACGATCAAGCGCACGGATGATTCCGGGGAGAATGAGACCACCGAGGAAAGCAAAAAATATTACTCTATCGGCATCCCTGACGGCAGCACGCGATTGCAGGCAGGGGACAAAATTATCCTGCTCGGCAACAAAAAAGACTGTGACAAAATGCTGGATGTAATCTGA
- a CDS encoding type IV toxin-antitoxin system AbiEi family antitoxin domain-containing protein, producing the protein MNSYQQFYAALKVFPVFPLVEIRKRVPNFDTRRLVEWQAKGYITKIRNGWYTFADEPVDEQLSWYAANRIYPYSYISLESALSYYGFIPEGVFQVTSCSTLKTNQFDTPLGNFRYRHIKPSLFLGYNLHPFRNTVIRFAEPEKTLIDYLYLHPQIKHTDDFTALRWHATEINATINFNRLRVFETYINSAALSRRLDLLRAYLNAHT; encoded by the coding sequence ATGAACAGCTATCAGCAGTTTTATGCCGCATTGAAGGTCTTTCCGGTTTTTCCGCTCGTGGAAATCCGGAAGCGGGTGCCGAACTTTGATACGCGGCGGCTTGTAGAATGGCAGGCGAAGGGGTATATCACGAAAATCCGCAACGGCTGGTACACCTTTGCGGATGAGCCGGTTGATGAGCAGCTAAGCTGGTATGCCGCTAACCGGATTTACCCGTACTCTTACATTTCCCTTGAGTCCGCACTATCCTATTACGGCTTTATCCCGGAGGGCGTCTTTCAGGTAACGTCGTGCTCGACGCTCAAAACCAATCAGTTCGATACGCCGCTCGGGAACTTCAGATACCGGCATATCAAGCCGTCCCTGTTTTTGGGCTACAATCTCCATCCTTTCAGAAACACGGTAATCAGGTTTGCCGAACCCGAAAAAACGCTGATTGATTATCTGTACCTGCATCCCCAAATTAAGCATACCGACGATTTCACCGCGCTGCGCTGGCATGCAACTGAAATCAACGCAACCATAAATTTCAACCGGCTCCGCGTTTTTGAAACCTACATCAACTCAGCCGCGCTCTCAAGGCGGCTTGACCTATTGAGGGCTTACCTGAATGCTCACACTTGA
- a CDS encoding nucleotidyl transferase AbiEii/AbiGii toxin family protein: protein MLTLDQIKKNYPENLHRFPRFILREYLQHKVLEVIYNSMYPKSLCFIGGTCLRIVHQNRRFSEDLDFDNLNMTHEQFESLATEIEDNLTNSGYETELKMVMKGAWHCYIRFPGLLYEEGLSGHRNEKILIQLDTEPQHYSFEPEAYILNRFDVFATVLTTPLPVLMAQKCYAIINRKRNKGRDFYDLVFMMGMNVKPDYAYLDAKLSITNPESLKEALLSRCSEISMTEMASDVAPFLFQPAEVNRVKNFETIARQYAF from the coding sequence ATGCTCACACTTGACCAAATCAAAAAGAATTATCCGGAAAATCTGCACCGGTTTCCGCGGTTTATCCTCAGGGAGTATTTACAGCATAAAGTGCTGGAAGTAATCTATAACAGCATGTATCCCAAATCGCTCTGTTTTATCGGAGGGACCTGCCTTCGGATTGTGCATCAAAACCGCAGGTTTTCTGAGGATTTGGACTTTGATAATCTGAACATGACGCATGAGCAATTTGAAAGCCTTGCGACGGAAATTGAAGACAATCTCACCAATAGCGGCTATGAGACCGAATTAAAAATGGTCATGAAAGGAGCCTGGCATTGCTATATCAGGTTTCCAGGCTTGTTGTATGAAGAAGGTCTCTCCGGTCATCGAAATGAGAAAATCCTGATACAACTTGATACCGAGCCGCAGCATTATTCTTTTGAACCCGAAGCGTACATTCTAAATCGCTTTGATGTGTTTGCAACCGTACTTACAACGCCTTTGCCCGTGTTAATGGCGCAGAAGTGCTACGCTATCATCAACAGGAAGCGAAACAAAGGCAGAGATTTTTATGACCTTGTTTTTATGATGGGTATGAATGTAAAACCCGATTATGCCTACCTTGATGCCAAGCTTTCCATAACCAACCCTGAAAGCTTGAAAGAAGCTCTGCTTTCACGGTGTTCGGAAATAAGCATGACTGAAATGGCATCAGATGTTGCCCCTTTTCTTTTTCAGCCTGCCGAAGTCAATCGCGTTAAGAACTTTGAAACCATTGCCCGGCAGTATGCCTTTTAG
- a CDS encoding gamma-glutamyl-gamma-aminobutyrate hydrolase family protein has protein sequence MGRRKRSRPLIGVTGPDKGGLVAWVFTAIAVWRAGGWPKRIHPGMRGGLPEIEGLVIGGGADVSPELYGAEELQNLKDLSEEKTKRWTRFLFFFVSFGITLVRKLFSLGHTAGPDPARDALENKLLTEALVSDRPVLGICRGAQFINVHLGGTLYQDISDFYNETPKADTIYPRKTVEITKGSRLHRIIGSTQARVNSLHNQAVDKPGEGVELTAREPNGVVQGIEVPDRRFVIGIQWHPEYLPQIASQQRLFGKLVEEAGDVSES, from the coding sequence ATGGGGCGTCGCAAAAGATCACGACCACTCATTGGCGTAACCGGGCCGGATAAGGGCGGACTCGTTGCCTGGGTTTTCACAGCTATCGCGGTGTGGCGGGCGGGCGGCTGGCCGAAGCGCATCCATCCGGGTATGCGGGGCGGTTTGCCGGAGATTGAGGGCCTGGTGATTGGCGGCGGGGCGGATGTGAGTCCGGAGCTGTACGGGGCAGAGGAGCTTCAAAACCTAAAGGACCTCTCCGAGGAGAAAACCAAACGCTGGACGCGCTTCCTGTTTTTCTTTGTGAGCTTCGGGATTACGCTGGTGCGCAAGCTCTTCAGTTTGGGGCATACCGCGGGCCCGGACCCTGCCCGTGACGCGCTCGAAAACAAGCTGCTCACCGAAGCGCTCGTGTCAGACCGCCCCGTGCTTGGCATCTGTCGCGGGGCGCAGTTCATTAACGTGCACCTTGGCGGCACCCTGTATCAGGACATCAGCGATTTTTACAACGAGACCCCGAAAGCCGATACCATCTACCCGCGTAAAACGGTGGAAATCACGAAGGGAAGCAGGCTGCACCGGATTATCGGGAGCACGCAGGCGCGGGTCAACAGTCTGCACAATCAGGCCGTGGACAAACCGGGGGAAGGCGTTGAGCTCACCGCCCGCGAACCCAACGGCGTAGTTCAGGGCATTGAGGTGCCCGACCGGCGCTTTGTGATCGGCATACAGTGGCACCCGGAGTATCTGCCGCAGATTGCCTCGCAGCAAAGGTTGTTTGGGAAGCTGGTGGAGGAGGCAGGTGATGTTTCGGAATCCTAA
- a CDS encoding amidoligase family protein: MKESPYKTNYEGAPRRMGVELEFSGLNLQEISETITGLYGGEIEYLGKYVSKVHTDTFEEAGPFEVELDASLLKDGKMRGYLDKISMGQEKLAEKVEELIADSAMEFVPMEIVSPPILTTELPELERLRDALQKQAVEGTRSSVFNAFGLHLNPELPSFEPDEIRDFLRAFILMYDWLEERHDVDTTRHITPYIDPFPKKYARVIMQPDYAPDLSTLIDDYLTHNPTRNRPLDMLPLFTHLDEKRVTDVVDDGLTSSRPTFHYRLPNCDISNPDWRFKDEWNKWVVVERVASNKEKLARLTESYFEYLEKPGKRFLDVISKQLTNLFS, translated from the coding sequence ATGAAAGAATCCCCCTACAAAACAAATTATGAAGGTGCGCCGCGGCGCATGGGTGTCGAACTTGAGTTTTCCGGACTGAACCTTCAGGAAATTTCCGAAACCATCACCGGACTTTATGGCGGTGAGATTGAGTATCTCGGCAAATATGTCAGCAAAGTGCATACGGACACCTTTGAGGAGGCCGGGCCTTTTGAGGTAGAGCTGGACGCTTCCCTGCTTAAAGACGGCAAAATGCGCGGCTACCTGGATAAGATTTCAATGGGTCAGGAGAAGCTGGCCGAAAAGGTTGAGGAGCTGATTGCTGACTCGGCCATGGAGTTTGTGCCAATGGAAATCGTGAGTCCGCCGATTCTGACTACTGAGCTGCCGGAACTGGAGCGGCTGCGTGATGCGCTTCAAAAACAAGCAGTTGAGGGCACGCGCTCGTCGGTGTTCAATGCGTTCGGACTGCACCTGAATCCGGAGCTGCCGTCTTTTGAGCCTGACGAAATCCGGGATTTCCTGCGGGCGTTCATTCTGATGTACGACTGGCTCGAAGAACGGCACGATGTGGATACGACCCGGCATATCACGCCCTACATTGATCCCTTCCCCAAAAAATACGCGCGGGTAATCATGCAGCCCGATTATGCGCCTGACCTGAGCACGCTGATTGACGACTACCTCACGCACAACCCCACGCGCAACCGTCCGCTCGATATGCTGCCGCTGTTCACACACCTCGACGAAAAACGCGTAACAGATGTGGTGGATGACGGCCTGACTTCAAGCCGCCCGACTTTTCATTACCGGCTGCCGAACTGCGACATCTCCAATCCGGACTGGCGCTTCAAGGATGAGTGGAACAAATGGGTGGTTGTGGAGCGGGTTGCTTCGAACAAGGAGAAGCTGGCGCGCCTCACGGAAAGCTATTTTGAGTATCTCGAGAAACCCGGCAAGCGGTTTTTGGACGTGATTTCGAAACAGCTCACCAATTTATTTAGCTGA